The region AACCGACCCGCTAGCAATGTGGCTCGCAGGCTTCGCCACCCAAGCGGACTTGGGAGGTTTGGCCTGCTTTGCCTGTTTGCCAGGTTGTGGAGCGGGGGCCGCGACGCTGGGGGTGCGGTGGCTTGCAGGCATCACAGGCTTCGCCACGCAAGCGGACTTGGGAGGTTTGGCCTGCTTTGCTTGTTTGCCAGGTTTTGGCGCTGGGGCCGCGACGCTAGGGGTGCGGTGGCTTGCAGGCTTCACAGGCCTCGCCACCCAAGCGGACTTGGGAGGTTTGGCCTGCTTTACCTGTTTGCCGGTTGGTTGCGCGGGGGCCGCGACAGATGAATTGGACGCAAGCTCAGAAGAGTTCAGTTGCCTTTGCATCAGTCTCGTCCTATCACCGTCCTTAATTcctgtcactttctctttctctgttaattacaataaacttcattcattcattcctgaAACTGTtttgtctgaaataaaaaaatatggctAGAACAAAACAAACGGCTCGAAAATCTACTGGTGCAAAAGTACCAAGGAAACAGTTGTCTGCAAAATCTGCTCTCAAGTCTGTTTCACAATTTGGAGGAGTAAAGAAACCTCATCGATTTCGACCTGGAGTTGTTGCAATGCGAGAAATTAGACGATATCAAAAGAGCACTGATTTGTTACTACGAAAACTTCCATTCCAGAGACTCGTGAGAGAAACCGCTCAGTTTATCAAAACTGATTTGCGTTTTCAATCGTCAGCGATTGTCGCTCTCCAAAAAGCGGCAGAGAGTTACCTAGTTGGAATTTTTGAAGACAGTAATTTGTGCGCAATTCACGGAAAAAAAGTAACTATAATGCCAAACGATATGCATTTATCGAGAAGAATTCGAGGTGAAAAAACAtaacttgtttttttaaataaaaaaatgatttattgtttgtataactctgagacaa is a window of Octopus sinensis unplaced genomic scaffold, ASM634580v1 Contig13301, whole genome shotgun sequence DNA encoding:
- the LOC115229634 gene encoding vegetative cell wall protein gp1-like; this encodes MQRQLNSSELASNSSVAAPAQPTGKQVKQAKPPKSAWVARPVKPASHRTPSVAAPAPKPGKQAKQAKPPKSACVAKPVMPASHRTPSVAAPAPQPGKQAKQAKPPKSAWVAKPASHIASGSVPPSPTKPAKRVEASESARMPKPAMPSESATGDTAQQNLGAKRLPPYVEMPLHSPPCEREPQDSVSPAVELCIRLITLCREMKCSVADMLRRNYAEAKKILGEEPI
- the LOC115229631 gene encoding histone H3.2-like, encoding MARTKQTARKSTGAKVPRKQLSAKSALKSVSQFGGVKKPHRFRPGVVAMREIRRYQKSTDLLLRKLPFQRLVRETAQFIKTDLRFQSSAIVALQKAAESYLVGIFEDSNLCAIHGKKVTIMPNDMHLSRRIRGEKT